The genomic interval AAGCCTGTCTCGAATCCGAATATCGCGCGCGCTTGGAAGATGCGCAGAACGCGGTGCAGGACATCGGCGGCTATACCTTCCAGCGCATGGAATTGGTCGATGCGACGCCGGTGACGGCGGAGGTCGCCTCGGCCACTGGGCTTGGCGATGATGCGCCGCCTGCCGTGCTGCGCGACATCCGCTTCCCGCGCATCGACGGTCAGCAAACGCCGGCCATCCAGCGCTTCAACGAGCTCGTCGCGCAGTCGCCGCAATTCCGGCTCGAAGACGCGACCAACGAGGTCGTCGATTATCGCATTGCGTATGCCGGCCCCGAGCTCATTTCGGTGCGCTTCGATATGTCGAACGACACGTTGGGCGCCGCACACGGCAACAACACGTCGAAGGCTGTCACTGTGCTCATGAACGAAGGCCGCGCGCTTGCCGCGACCGACGTTTTCCGCGCGGGCACGGGCTGGGAGCGCTTCCTAACGCAGCGCGCCGTGGCTGAAATCTCGCGGCAATATCGCGAAGACGGCTTCGTGCCGCCCGAGCGCGACGTGCAGGAGAGCGCGACCAAGCCGCATCTGTGGCTGATCACGGAGCAGGGCCTGACGTTGCTCTTCCCGCCCTATTCGTTCGGCGCGCCGTACGTCATGGGCGGCACGGAAGTCGTGATCCCTTGGGCGGATCTGCGCCAATATCTGAACCCCGCAGCACCCGCGCCGATCCGGCCAAGCGCATAAGCGCCGCACCCATTCCCGAGGCGCGGCATGGCCGCGAGCCCGGGACCCATAAACACGGGCGATATGTGAGTGGCCGCTATTGGTGCGAAAGCTTTGCAAGTCTGTGTCTATGGATCCCGGACTGCGCTGCGCGCATCCGGGAATGGGTAGTATGTCGCGCTGCCTTGACGCAGAGCGATGCGCTATCAGCGTCGGATGAAATCAGCGCACGGCTCTCTGG from Vitreimonas flagellata carries:
- a CDS encoding DUF3298 domain-containing protein, whose amino-acid sequence is MRGVRFAGASLVLLALVACGDRSGEDKTDQSSAERISAALDVCAEGRGEFAQHVCENQTLSSLDGNVREAIVAASANVSDAGAQMLVQNQTRWREAQRIACGIIDPEAEPTAEQQACLESEYRARLEDAQNAVQDIGGYTFQRMELVDATPVTAEVASATGLGDDAPPAVLRDIRFPRIDGQQTPAIQRFNELVAQSPQFRLEDATNEVVDYRIAYAGPELISVRFDMSNDTLGAAHGNNTSKAVTVLMNEGRALAATDVFRAGTGWERFLTQRAVAEISRQYREDGFVPPERDVQESATKPHLWLITEQGLTLLFPPYSFGAPYVMGGTEVVIPWADLRQYLNPAAPAPIRPSA